In Juglans regia cultivar Chandler chromosome 13, Walnut 2.0, whole genome shotgun sequence, the following proteins share a genomic window:
- the LOC108981641 gene encoding receptor-like protein 7, translating into MGLSFPLIILIVRFLVSLMMFYLILLASSSGVQPLCHDDERFALLQFKESFIINLSASEDSFAYPKVSSWKPDQISDCCKWDGVECNKDTGHVIGLDLSSSCLKGFLNSNSSLFRLAHLQNLNLDDNDFNSSPLPTSFRLLSRLTNLSLSDSIFSGQIPSEIFELSKLVFLDLSYNPLLKLQKSGLRVIAQNLTNLKVLSLDQVGISSNVPNILANLSSLTSLSLRKCDLHGEFPVGIFHLPNLQLLHIQFNEYLTGYVPELNRTSPLESLSLAHTNFYGELPDSIGHLKSLVELIAGFCNFSGEIPPLGNLTNLIELELLFNSLHGSIPQSISRLVNLEALSLDDNHLSGMVEFELFLRLRKLEALQLSRNNISLLTNPSTNSTFPKFRILYLADCDLREFPEFLMNQDQLELLDLGENKILGQVPKWMGNISTETLWDLALEHNFLTGFDQLPVVLPYVNLNVLKLDSNMLQGSLPIPPPSITFYSVSNNNLTGEIPHWICNRSLITELNLSSNNLSGLLPQCLGNLSHSLSLDLHSNNFHGTIPQICGEANKLAMIDFSQNHLLGSVPRSLANCTKLKAVNLGNNQIHDIFPSWLGILPELRILILRFNQLYGTIGSSDSNFDFPKLHIIDLSNNDLTGKLPSEHFQNWKAMQIVDAESLKYVEENQTQVTLVGNRMSHTYSFSMTMVNKGRETQYEKVNDFFIAIDLSNNRFEGEIPDVVGNLKGLHLLNLSSNFLTGPIPFTLANLTGLEVLDLSQNKLSGAIPLQLTKLTSLSHFNVSHNHLTGPIPHGKQFDIFDNSSFSENPKLCGSPLSKKCGNPEDSLPPSSSHKSEFSFDFGWKVVAIGYGCGFVFGVVSGQIVITKKYGWFMKTFAIGQPNRRRVNWRGRRN; encoded by the coding sequence ATGGGTTTATCATTTCCTCTCATCATCTTGATCGTGCGCTTTCTTGTTTCATTGATGATGTTTTATCTTATACTTTTGGCCTCTTCTTCTGGTGTGCAGCCCCTGTGCCATGATGATGAGAGATTTGCCTTGTTGCAATTCAAGGAAAGCTTCATCATCAATCTGTCCGCATCCGAAGATTCTTTTGCTTATCCGAAGGTTTCATCGTGGAAGCCTGATCAAATCAGTGATTGTTGCAAGTGGGATGGTGTAGAGTGCAATAAGGACACTGGTCATGTCATCGGCCTTGATCTCAGTAGCAGTTGTCTTAAAGGTTTTCTCAACTCCAATAGCAGCCTCTTCCGCCTTGCTCACCTCCAAAACCTCAATCTGGATGACAATGACTTTAACTCTTCTCCACTCCCAACTAGTTTTAGGCTGCTTTCAAGGCTAACAAATCTCAGCCTCTCTGACTCTATATTTTCTGGCCAAATCCCTTCAGAAATTTTCGAGCTCTCCAAGTTAGTTTTCTTGGATCTCTCGTATAATCCGTTGTTAAAGCTCCAAAAATCTGGCCTAAGAGTTATAGCTCAAAACCTCACAAACTTGAAAGTACTATCTCTTGATCAAGTTGGCATATCATCCAACGTTCCCAATATCTTGGCAAACTTATCTTCTTTAACAAGTCTATCTCTAAGAAAGTGTGACCTGCATGGTGAGTTTCCAGTGGGAATTTTCCATCTACCTAATCTCCAGCTTCTTCATATACAGTTTAACGAATACCTCACCGGATATGTCCCAGAACTTAACAGAACTAGCCCCCTTGAATCATTGAGCCTTGCACACACGAACTTCTATGGTGAGCTACCAGATTCGATTGGTCACCTCAAGTCCTTGGTTGAATTGATTGCGGGTTTTTGCAATTTCTCAGGAGAAATACCGCCTCTAGGTAACCTTACCAATCTAATTGAATTGGAACTTCTTTTTAATAGTTTGCACGGTTCAATTCCACAGTCAATATCTAGGCTTGTGAATCTTGAAGCTCTGTCTCTCGATGACAACCATTTGAGTGGCATGGTGGAGTTTGAGTTGTTTCTGAGACTCAGAAAGCTAGAAGCATTGCAGTTATCTAGAAACAATATTTCATTGCTTACAAATCCGAGTACCAActcaacttttccaaaatttagGATATTATATCTAGCTGATTGTGACTTGCGTGAGTTCCCAGAGTTTCTGATGAACCAAGATCAGTTGGAGCTATTAGATCTTGGTGAAAACAAAATTCTCGGCCAAGTTCCAAAATGGATGGGGAACATAAGTACAGAAACTCTCTGGGATCTAGCTCTGGAACACAACTTTCTCACCGGTTTCGACCAACTTCCGGTTGTACTCCCCTACGTTAATCTAAACGTACTGAAGCTTGATTCTAACATGCTTCAAGGGTCACTGCCAATCCCACCACCTTCCATTACTTTCTATTCGGTCTCAAACAACAATCTGACCGGAGAAATTCCACATTGGATTTGCAATCGAAGTTTAATAACTGAGCTCAATTTGTCGAGCAACAATTTGAGTGGCCTTCTTCCTCAATGTTTAGGCAACTTGAGTCATTCTCTCTCATTGGACCTACACAGTAATAACTTTCATGGAACCATTCCTCAGATCTGCGGTGAAGCAAACAAATTGGCGATGATTGATTTCAGCCAAAATCATTTACTGGGGAGTGTACCGAGATCATTGGCCAATTGTACCAAGCTTAAAGCTGTTAATCTTGGTAACAATCAAATCCATGATATTTTTCCTTCCTGGTTGGGCATTCTTCCAGAGTTGAGGATTCTCATTTTGAGATTTAATCAACTCTATGGTACAATAGGAAGTTCTGATAGCAATTTTGATTTCCCGAAATTGCACATCATTGACCTCTCAAATAATGATCTTACTGGCAAGTTGCCCTCTGAACACTTCCAAAATTGGAAAGCCATGCAAATCGTCGATGCCGAGAGCTTAAAGTACGTGGAGGAAAACCAAACTCAAGTGACACTTGTAGGAAATCGCATGAGCCATACCTACTCTTTCTCAATGACAATGGTGAACAAAGGCAGGGAAACACAATATGAAAAGGTCAATGATTTCTTCATAGCTATTGATCTCTCGAACAATagatttgaaggagaaatccCAGACGTGGTGGGGAATCTAAAAGGACTTCATTTGCTCAACCTTTCCTCAAACTTTCTTACAGGACCAATCCCATTTACATTGGCAAACTTGACAGGGCTAGAAGTATTGGATCTGTCTCAAAACAAGTTGTCTGGTGCGATCCCTCTGCAACTAACGAAACTCACTTCCCTTTCACACTTTAATGTCTCCCATAATCACTTGACAGGACCTATACCACATGGGAAACAATTCGACATATTCGACAACAGTTCGTTTAGTGAGAACCCTAAATTATGCGGAAGTCCTTTGTCAAAGAAATGTGGGAATCCAGAGGACTCACTGCCTCCATCTTCAAGCCACAAGTCAGAATTCTCATTTGATTTTGGTTGGAAAGTAGTCGCAATTGGATATGGATGTGGATTCGTGTTTGGAGTTGTGTCTGGGCAAATCGTAATCACAAAGAAGTATGGTTGGTTTATGAAGACGTTTGCAATTGGGCAGCCGAACCGAAGAAGGGTGAATTGGAGGGGCCGcagaaattaa